The sequence AAGAGGGGAGAGAGAAGCTTGCTGCTTCTGCTCTCCCTTTTACATTTCCCGGGAAATCTTCCGTCAACTAAGCATCCCCCCCGCGGTGCCGCTGACTGCACAGATGGCCATGGTTGTGAGGAGCTGGTTCATAGAGCCATTTAATCCCCTGTTTAAGAAAAAGGATACGGCCAAGAGCACCAGGAAATATAGAAGTCCCAACAAAAGGCCCCAGAAGAATCTTCGATGCCGTACGCTCTTTCCCATTAAGACTCCGCCAAAGAGACAGGCGATAATATAAACCGCATTGACTCCCAGGCGTATCTGTCCTTCCTTAAGACGGAATCTATAGAGTGCTAAGGCCAGGACTACCAGCAAGATTCCGGTCAGTATGTAGGTGATAAGAAGGTTTCTTAGTGTGACCTGAAGCTTTGATTTTTCCATTTGAATACTCCTTATATCTTGTCTTCTGGTTCAGTATATTCTAGGGGTATGGATGATATTCATGGATGTCCTAACAATAAAATTGATCCTCTCTTATCTGGCTCCCTGGGGCAATTCATCTTGCACTCGTCTAAAACATGTGGTATAATCTCAAAGAATTAGACAAATACAGGAGGTGTAAGTTTATGAAGCATGTAAAGACCTTAAATTCCAGTACATTAAAAGAGTCTATGAAGAAAGGCGGCTGCGGCGAATGCCAGACTTCCTGCCAGTCAGCCTGCAAGACATCCTGTACAGTAGGAAACCAGAGCTGCGAGAACAGCAACCGTTAATTATTTTAACTGTATAGAATAGCCATAAGGCAGATAAGCAGATGCCCCTACGGTCGTAATGACGGTAGGGGTTCCTTCGCTTGTCTGCCCAAAACCAATCATCGGTTAAATCTTTTCAATTAAGGAGAATACAAGTGATTCATCAATATATCAACAATGGCTTCCATATTATTATGGATGTCAACAGCGGCTCCGTTCACTCTGTGGATCCGGTCATGTATGAGGCCGTAGAGATCGCCGCAGGCATGGTGCCGGAGATGGAAGAGGCCCAGGCCCTGGACAAAGAGGTAGGAGAAGAAGTACGAATCCGTCTTTCTGAAAAATATGGAGAGACAGAAGTAGAAGAAGCGCTGGAGGAAATCCAGTATCTGATCGATAAGGGAGAGCTGTTTACAAAGGATTTATACCACGATTATGTGGTGGACTTTAAAAAGCGGCAGACAGTGGTAAAGGCTCTATGCTTACATATTGCCCATGATTGCAACCTTGCCTGCAAATACTGTTTTGCGGAAGAAGGGGAGTACCATGGCAGACGGGCGCTAATGTCCTTTGAAGTGGGAAAAAAGGCTCTGGACTTTCTTATCGCCAATTCCGGGAACCGAAGAAACTTAGAAGTAGACTTTTTTGGCGGAGAACCGCTCATGAATTGGGACGTAGTAAAGCAGCTTGTTGAATACGGACGTAAAAAAGAGAAAGAATATAATAAGAACTTCCGCTTTACCATGACTACCAACGGGGTACTGTTAAACGATGAGATCATGGAATTCTGCAATCGGGAAATGAGCAATGTGGTCTTAAGCCTTGACGGACGGAAAGAAGTCAATGACAATATGCGCCCATTCCGCAATGGAAAAGGAAGCTACGAGCTGATCGTTCCCAAATTCCAGAAGTTTGCAAAACTTAGAGGAACCAGGGATTATTACATCAGAGGAACCTTTACCCGCCATAATATGGATTTTGCAAAAGATGTTTTGGAATTTGCCGATCTCGGCTTTAAAAGTATGTCTATAGAGCCCGTGGTGGCACAGCCGGAAGAAGAATATGCCATCAGGGAGGAAGACCTTCCTCAAATCCTGAAAGAGTATGACGATCTTGCTGTGGAATACATTAAAAGGCAGAAAGAAGGAAAAGGGTTTAACTTTTTCCACTTTAATATTGATTTAAACCAGGGCCCCTGTGTGGCTAAGCGCCTGTCCGGCTGCGGTTCAGGAACCGAGTATCTGGCGGTGACTCCATGGGGAGACCTTTATCCATGCCACCAGTTTGTCGGTGAGGAAAAATTCCTTCTTGGCAACGTGGATACAGGCGTGACTAATTTAGAGATCCGCGATGAGTTTAAGCTTTGTAATGTTTATGCAAAGGACAAATGCCGGGACTGCTTTGCAAGGTTTTACTGCAGCGGAGGCTGTGCGGCTAACTCCCACAACTTCCACGGGAGCATTACGGATGCATATGATATCGGCTGCGAAATGCAGAAGAAACGGATCGAATCTGCCATCATGATCAAGGCGGCTTTAGCGGAAGATTGAGAACACAATACTCTTATGCCCAGTGAACCTGGGCAGGAATAGGGAAATCAGATGAATTATAAGATCGTTGCAAAGGATGGACGTGCAAAGCGTGCAGAAGTAACCACCGTTCATGGCACCATCCAAACTCCGGTATTCATGAACGTGGGTACGGTGGCAGCCATTAAAGGGGCTGTTTCCACGGATGATCTCCGTGAGATCAGAACCCAGGTGGAGCTGTCAAACACCTATCATCTTCATGTACGCACCGGCGATAAATTAATCAAAGAGTTTGGCGGCCTTCATAAGTTTATGAGCTGGGACCGTCCAATTCTCACGGATTCCGGCGGCTTTCAGGTATTCTCCCTGACCGGCTTAAGGAAAATAAAGGAGGAGGGCGTATACTTTCAATCCCATATAGACGGACGTAAGATTTTCATGGGTCCGGAAGAAAGTATGCAGATCCAGTCCAATCTGGCCTCTACCATAGCCATGGCCTTTGACGAATGCCCGCCACATCCGGCTACCAGGGAATACATGCAAAACAGCGTAGACCGCACCACCAGATGGCTGGAAAGGTGCCAGGCTGAGATGGCAAAGCTTAATTCCCAGCCAGATACCTTAAATAAGGAACAGCTGTTATTCGGCATCAACCAGGGCGGAACCTTTGAGGATATCCGCATCTCCCATGCAAAAACCATATCCGCCATGGATTTGGACGGCTATGCCCTGGGCGGATTGGCGGTAGGAGAAAGCCATGAGGAGATGTACCGGATCTTAGATGAGACGGTACCTTATCTGCCGGAGAACAAGCCAACCTATTTAATGGGCGTGGGAACTCCTGCTAACATTTTAGAGGCCGTAGACAGGGGCGTGGATTTTTTTGACTGTGTATATCCGTCAAGAAACGGCCGCCATGGACATGTATACACCAATCACGGAAAAATGAATTTATTTAATACCAAATATGAATTGGACCACAGGCCGATCGAAGAGGGCTGTGGGTGTCCGGCCTGCCGCTCCTACAGCAGAGCCTATATCAGGCATCTTTTTAAGGCAAAAGAAATGCTTGGCATGAGATTATGTGTATTGCATAATTTGTATTTTTATAATACAATGATGGAAGAGATCCGCGACGCAATCGAGAACCACCGTTATGGGGAATACAAGGAGCAGAAGCTTTCGGGTATGATGGCAGGTCAAACTACCTAAAAAGAGAGACAAGCAGGCGGCGGATCGTTATATAAGGAGGAAATGGTTATGTTATCAGCAACAGGCGGTACCATGGGCGTGGGCTTTTGGGTCATTTATATCGCAGTGATCTTTGGCTTCATGTATTTTATTGCAATCAGACCACAGAAGAAAGAGAAAAAGAAACAGCAGGAGATGTTTGCAAACATTGCAATCGGAGACAGCGTTTTGACCTCAAGTGGATTTTATGGTGTCATCATTGATATGACGGATGATACGGTTATCGTAGAGTTCGGCAACAATAAGAACTGTAGAATTCCTATGCAGAAGACTGCTATCGTTCAGGTGGAAAAAGCACAGGCTTAAGAAATCGGGGCACCCGGAAAGAGAAAATCTCTTTCCGGGTGTTTTTTTGATTCATAGAGTGTGTCCATTGAAACTGGACCATGCCAGATAAAAAGCCGGAAGCCTTAATTATTTAGCGGTATCATCAGTCTGGCAGCGGATAAGATAAAAAGTCTGCTCTCCATTGCTGGAGGCAGGCTTTTTCCGGCGTCCGCATTCATTTTCTAATGCCTTCATGAAAATATATTTCATAATGGCATAGCATATAAAAATAAAACAAACAAATATGTATAATTAGCATAAAATAATATGCGATAATATGGTTGGTTAGAGTAATAATTAGCAAAAATTCCGAAAAGAAATATTATTACACAAACATATTGACGTGAAATTAAAATTCATATACAATGCAATTGTAAACATAAAATGTATTCAGCAATGAATACGAATCATGTATTTGGAGGGCTACATAAATGAAAGTGAGCAAGTTTATGGAAAAAAGTCTGGCTGCCATGATGGCAGCAGGTATGGCGGTCAGCCTGATTGGATGCGAAAGCCAGCCAACAAAGACCGCACAGTCAGAAACGGCACAGCCGGCAGCTGCTGCACAAGAGACAACAGCAGAAAGTGTAACAAGCGGGGGAGATGTTACATTGGAATTTCAGCAATGGTGGGGCGTAGAATTGCCTGACGGTGTCCTTATGGAGATCTGTGATGGATTTACAGAACAATCAGGGATTAAAATCGAATTATTAAGCAATCCTTATGCAGATACCAAGACACAGATTGCGGCAGGCGCAGCGGCAGGAACTATGGCAGATGTTGTAGGTCTTGATGGAGCCTGGGTGTATGATTTTGCAAAACAGGGTTCCATAGCAAATATGACGGAGCTGATGTCATCAGACGGTTATGATGATGGACAATTATCTGATCAGATAAAAGTAGACGGAAATACATATATGATCCCGGTTGTTAACTTTGCATATCCCATGTACGTAAATAAAGATTTATTGGCATCAGCAGGTATTACGGAAGTTCCTAAGACATGGGGGGAATTTGCGGAGGCCTGTAAAAAGGTTGCAGCAGCAAATAAAGGTGTTGCCGGATGGGCAATCCCTTTATCAACAGAATCGCCAAGCGGTATTCAGAACAATTTCATGAGCTGGTTATGGGCTTCGGGCGGAACTATGCTGAAAGATGGAAAACCGGCTTTGACAGATAATCCACTCATGGCAGATACTGTAGATTTTGTAAAAAGTTTATTTGATGCTGGAGTCGTTGCACCAGGTGCTTATTCCATGAAAGAAGCAGATATGGTAGAAGAGTTTACAAATGGCCGTGTTGCATTTATGACAGATTCACTGGCACACTTAACAACAATTAAGAAAGAAGCACCTGGCTTGAACTTTGAATTTATGCCTATTCCGGTAAAAGAAGGCTATACAGGAAAGAGTGGTATGGATGTGGCTAACTGGGGAATCGGCGTTGCAGAAAACTGTGACCATAAAGCAGAGGCCATGAAGTTCGTGGAATATTTAATGAGTCCCGAGGTAAATGCCAAACTTGCAGTATATGCAAATGCCTTTCCTGGAAATGTAAATGCCAATCCTGATTATTCGAAAGCTGAAGAGCTATTTGTAGAAGCATATGAATTATATCAAAAGTGTTATGCAATCAATGAATTTACCGGACTTCCGACTTCAGAAGAATTAATGAGACAGTTTGATGAGCAATTACAGCTGTATATTGACGGCGATACGGCCGCGGCAGCAGATATGCTGTCTGCAACACAAGAGATCTGGGAGGGAGCATTCCAATAAAGACGAGACAGGCTGCATGATGGCATCGTGCAGCCTGATATTAAGAAGGAGGGGATGGGTGAGTTGGCTAAGGTAAGAGAAATGATAAAAAAGAAAAGCAGCGGTAAGATGTCACAGATCATGAAAAAGAAATGTGAACCTTACTTATATCTCCTGCCAACAATTGTGCTTATGCTTCTATTGTTGATTATACCGATCTGTATGGTGGTCCGATATTCTTTTTTTGACAATGTTATTATCAAAAATGATCCTGTGTTTGTTGGATTAAAGAATTACGTCATGATATTATCAGACAAAACATTTTTTGTCGCTGTCAAAAATACATTGTTTTTTGTTGGTGCCAGTGTAGTGATGCACATGCTTTTAGGAATGCTGTTTGCCATACTCCTCAATACGAATTATATAGGAATAAATATGAAAGCATTCTTCAGAGTGATTTATGTACTGCCCTGGATGTTTACAGCATCGGTTATCGCAATATTATGGAAAATGATGATGAATCCCAATGGGATTATCAACTACCTGTTACAAATTGCAAATCTTACGTCGTCACAGATCGAATGGCTGGGTTCCCGGAATTTCGCCCTGTTCTCAGTAACCTTGATCAACATATGGGCAGGCTATCCGTTTTATATGGTTAGTATCCTGGCAGGGCTTCAGGGGATACCCACAGATCTTTATGAAGCATCGGCAATTGACGGTGCAAATGCAGTACAACAATTTTTCAGCATTACAATCCCTCAATTAAAACCAATTATTATTAGTTTGCTAATGTTGGATTTTGTGTGGACGATACAGCAATTTGCCTTGATTTGGATGACCACAGGCGGGGGTCCGATTAATGCAACAGAGATGTTAAGTACTTTTATTTATAAAAGGGGATTTAGTAAATATCAATATTCCCAGGCTTCTGCATCGGCAGTGATCCTACTGGTTGTATGTTCTGTTATAGCTGTTTTTTATGTGTGGCATCAGAGAGAGAGGGACTGATTATGGTAGGTAAGAAAAAGTGGTACATAAAAATACTAATTATGATCCTTCTGATAACCGGAGCATTATTTTCGGGATTTCCTATATTGTGGATGATGCTGAGTTCATTTAAGTCTAATGCGGAAATCTTTGCCTGGCCGCCAACATGGATATCAGAGAGTTTTAGCTTGAACGCCTATATTTCAATCTTTCATAATCCTGAAAAAGTCAGATTTTTTATAAACAGCTATTGCATTGCAATGGTTGTAGTGATTTTTACATTGATCATCGGGATACTTGCATCTTACAGTTTCAGCCGTTTCGATTTTCCGGGAAAAGGTTTTATTAATACCGTCATTGTCAGTGTGCAGGCAGTGCCTCCGATCACCCTTTTGATTCCATATTTAAGCCTGATTGTCAGCCTGAAATTATACAATACATTTGGCGCATTGATACTGACGTATATGCTGTTCACCTTGCCCTATGCGATCTTGATGATTACCGGATATATGAATACTCTGCCGAAAGATTTGGATGAAGCGGTAATGATTGACGGCGGTTCAAGGTTTATGGCTCTTTGGACAGTACTGGTTCCTGTATCAATTCCTGGCCTGGTTTCGGTGGGAATGTATACATTCATGCAGGCCTGGAATGAATATTTGTTTGCATTGGCGTTGACTAAGACAAATGAAATGCGGACGGTACCGGTGGGCATTAGCCTGCTGATGGGGCAGCATGCATATGAGTGGAATCAAATGATGTCAATGAGTGTATTAGGCTCCTTACCTGTATTGGTCCTGTTTTTGTTTTTCCAGCGGTACTTTATTGCCGGCATGACGGCGGGAGCTGTAAAAAATTAATACGTATGATTATCCGGAAACGGAAATCTAATAAAAAGTTGGAGGAAAAAACTATGCTGTTAAACATGAAAGAACTGTTAGCTGTTGCAAATGAAAACAATTTTGCGGTACCTGCATTTAACATCAGCTCCTATGCGATGTTAAATGGAATTGTGGAGGCCTCAGAAGAAGAAAATGCACCGGTTATTATTTCAATCCATCCGGATGAGCTGAGCCATATTGGAGTAGATGTCATTTCTGCAATCAGGCAGAGGGCTTATAAATCAAATATACCGGTTTGCATTCATCTGGATCATGGTGCTTCTTTTGAGCAGGTCATGGTAGCGATTCAGTCAGGATATACATCTGTTATGATTGACGGTTCAAGTCTTCCCTTTGAAGAGAATATTGCTCTATGCAAAAAGATATGTGAAGCAGCTCATGCAGCCAATGTATCTGTAGAAGGCGAACTTGGCACAATTGGAACAACCGACTCTACAGAAACAGAAAATCAGATAATTATTTATACAAAGCCGGATGATGCTGTCACGTTTGTAAAGGAAACAGGTGTTGATACACTGGCAATTGCAATAGGAACTTGCCACGGATTATATCCTGCTGGCATGAAGCCGGAATTAAAATTGGATTTATTAAAAGAGATCAAGTCAAAAGTATCGATTCCGCTAGTACTTCACGGAGGATCTAATAATCCGGATAAAGAAATTGGGGAATCAGTAGCATTAGGTGTAAATAAGATCAATATCTCCAGCGATATTAAAGTGGCTTATTATAATAAAATGAGAGAAATTTTGTCAGATAACAGCCTAAGAGAACCAAATATGATTGAACCACCTTGCATGAAAGCCATGAAGGAAGTGGCATATCACAAGATCCGGCTTTTCAAGGCAAATGGAAAGGCTGCACTTTATTAACCAACACCGTATCATCGCCCTGTAAAATAGAAATATACAGTTTTTATTTTATGGGGCAAAGCTGATAAGAAAAATAGATAGCAGGAGAAAGTGGGGTGGATAGCATGAAGACCGAGGAAAAATATATAGAAACATACGAAAAAATGGAGCAGCTGATTGAATCCAGAATTAAAAGCAATGCTTTTACAGCACTGGGGTACACGAGTAATCTGGACATATTGTGTGATTTTCAAATAGAAACATTCAATCAACTGCTGAACAGATATCTTCCGAATGCAGATTTGGTCAAAATGAAAGCAGCAAAAGAGATAACAAGCATGGAGGAATTCTTGGAGACCATTGTATTTTATTGCAGGCATGGAATCGGCGGAGAAGTAGATATTTCGGATTTCCATATAATAAGGGATACTTTTGCAGCAAAAAAGGGCATGGGCGGTACTGCAACCCAGGGGGCCATGGCTTTGGCAGCAGTAGCATGTCCTTCCATTGTTCATTTAACGGATGACTCGAAAGAAGTATGTGATATTTTAAATTCCCCATATATTTATACGGTCTCCAGAGAAGGAGAAATGGTTCATACAGATCAGATCCAGCAGACAGCGGAGCAGGAAATACACTACATCATTCAATTTAAAAAGGGTGATATAATTTGCCTTGGCAGCCGGAAGATTACAATTCCAACATCAAATAGGCTGATCATAACCAAAATTACAGTAAATGAGATGCTTCCCTTCTCGGCTTCCTATTTTTCTTACGTAGAAGCTCATGCTGCAGATATTAAAAGCAATGTTCTGTCAAGCTTTAATGCAATTCAGGATAAAGATATTTTAGAACAAAGGCTGGCTTATGTAAAAGAACATATCAAAAAATACAAAGCAAATCATAAAGATGGGATTATCTATTTTGAAGATGCACATTACCATAATAAGGAGGTACGGCAGCTATGCCTGGAGACACTTTATCCATCTGTTGATATTTTGAGCTTAAATGAAGAAGAATTAGAATATACCCTTACTATGTATGATTTCCCCATAGTAACCGATGATATCTTTTCCTGTATCAGGGGAGCATCTTATATCAAGGAAAGATATTCTGTAAAAAAGGGGGTTATCATACATACTAAGAATTATTCCATGTATCTTGGTGAAACGTTGAATGCGGATATTGAAAAAGGCTTAATGCTTGGCAACATGCTGGCGACTGCAAAAGCGGCCAATGGCTGGTATGGAACAAAAGAGCAGATTGGAGAAGTCATAAAGCTTCCATTAAGTGAAAAAGGAATCAAATACAGGGAATTAATAATAAAAGAGCATTTTACCAGCGAGGTTATTTTAGTACCGTCTAAATACATTGACAAACCAAAGTATACCATTGGATTGGGAGATTCTTTTGTTGCAGGTGTCCAGATGTGTTTTGAATAAAAAGCTTGAAAAAGGGTGTATTTTACGGCAATATAGTAGATAAGAAGGGAGGGACATGATGCTAGATAAACCTGTACTAGATGTGATTAAGGATAATTATGGAAAGATCTTCTCGGCGGAGAAGAAAGTAGCAGATTATGTTCTGGAACACCCACAGGAAGCGGTAGATGCAAATGTTTCTGAATTGGCAAAGGCCAGCGGGGTGAGTGATGCAACGGTTGTGCGTATGTGTCATCATCTGGGGTATAAGGGATATTACCAGTTTCGTTTGATGCTGGCTAAAGATGTTGGAAGAGATGAAGGAGAAGAAATTGAAGAGCTGCAGAACACTCCCAATCCAGTAATGAAAATTTTTCAAAAGTATGTGAATTCATTAACAGCGGTAGCAGAGAGTATTAACGAAGAAGATATGAAGTCCTGCGTGAATTTGATAAAGTCATGTAAACAGGCTCATATTTTAGCGGTAGGAAATACAACCCCGCTTGCACTGTATATGGGCTTCCGGTTAGGAAGACTGGGTGTGAAATGTACCAATGATATCTCACCGGAATATTTTTTAAATCATGTGAATCTTGCTGATAAAGAAGATATTATTATAGCAATTTCTCAATCTGGAAGTTCCAGACAAGTGATTCAGGGGATGGAATTGGCCAAAGAGAAAGGCCTTAAGATGATGGCCATTACCGGATACCGGCAATCGCCGATATCGGAATTGGCTGATTATGTATTGATCTCAAACGGAAGAAAGGAATCCTTTGATTATTATAAAAATTATGCCCATCTGAAGGAGACGGCATTAATTGATGCTTTGTTGGAGTTGTTAACAAACTGGAAAAAGATTGAGGAAACGGAAGCGGATAAACCAGAGGTTATTTTGTCTGAATATAAGTATTAATCTAACGTTTCGCCAGAGAGGAGCAGACTGATGAAACGATCAGAAATCAATCAAGTAATTAAAGATATGGAACAACTTATCAAGGAGCATAAATTTATGCTGATACGGCAGTAGGAAGATTTCCGGAAATAGAAGAAGATGAATTGCCATACAGGCTGCTTTGCAATGAATATCCCATCTAGCCTGGAAGCGGGAAGATTATATCAGAAACAGTGAGCAATAACAATATCATGATTTTGCATAAGGAATCCTTATTAATGCTCGGGCACTAATGAGGATTCCTTCATAAATAATCCAATGGGTCAAATAAAGCCCGTTACGTCAGCGCATTCCAGTCTTCCCCATAGTTCCAGTATACACCAGGGGGTTTTCAACATATGATTTACTAAGGGATGTTATATTAAAGCCAGCCTCCGTCAAGGCCGATGACCTGTCCGGTCAGATAAGAATTTTTATAGCCCAGGTGGTATACCAGATCGGCTACCTCCTCTGCTTTTCCCAGCCGCCCTGACGGTATTCCATCGATGAGGTCGATTAATTCATCTTCCTCCAGGAATTGATTCATTTCCGTATCAATGGCACCGCAGGCAACAGCGTTGACCTGGATATTGCTTGGAGCCAGCTCCTTAGCCAGAGCCTTTGTAAATGCATTGATGCCGCCCTTTGTGGCGGAGTAAGCGACTTCGCAGGAGGCGCCTGATATTCCCCATACAGAAGAGATGTTAATGATCTTTCCTTGTTTTTTTTCAACCATTCCGGGAATGGCCAGCTTACAGCAGTTAAATACTGATGTTAAGTTGGTGCGGACAATCTGGTCCCAGGCATCAGTGCTCATATCCTGTAAAAGCCCGATATAGGAGATGCCTGCGTTATTAACGAGGACATCCAGTGTGCCAAACTGCTTGCGCACCTGTTCAAAGAGAGCCTGGCACTGGTCCATGTCTCCCATGTCCCCCATGAAGGAAAGACAAGTTACCTGATAAGCTTCCAGCTCCTTTTTAACCTGCGCAAGACGGTCTTCGCTGTGGAGGCAGTTGATGACCACGTTGTATCCTTTTTTTGCAAATTTAAAAGCAATAGCTTTTCCGATTCCCCGGGAAGCTCCGGTGATGAGTACTGTTTTTCTGGCCATAACATCATCCTTTCTGTCGATGTAAGATAATTTCATTTTATCAAATTATCAGGAAGAATGCAACGTGGCTGGAAAAAGGGCTTTTTGTGATTTTGTTACGGACCAGGCATTGCATACTTAAGGGCTGGTGAGATATAATGAAGATAGAAAACCTAATATCAGATAGAATAGAGAAAGCAGGTAGATAAATATGAATGAGATTTATGATGTGGTGATCATCGGGTCCGGGCCCGCAGGGCTTTCGGCTGCGGTTTATGGTAAAAGGGCTGAACTTAAGATGGTAGTGATTGAAAAAGAGATGGCAAGCGGCGGCCAGGTCCTTAATACTTATGAAGTAGATAATTACCCGGGGCTGCCTGGAATTAACGGCTTTGATCTTGGAATGAAGTTCCGGGAACACGCAGAGAAGCTGGGAGCAGAGTTTTCCACAGACGAGGTCCTTCGGATCGAAGCGTCTGATGGGAAATTTACCGTAGTGGGAGAAGAGAGGACCTATGCGACAAAGACAGTCATCATCTCTACCGGAGCCCAGCACCGGAAGTTAAGTGTGATCGGAGAAGAGGAGTTAACAGGCATGGGAGTTTCCTACTGTGCGACCTGTGACGGTGCATTTTTCCGTAACAAGGTGGCAGCAGTAGTGGGCGGCGGTGATGTTGCCATTGAAGATGCCATTTTCCTGGCCAGAATGTGTAAAAAGGTATACTTAATTCATAGGAGAAATAAGCTGAGGGGGGCAAAGACTTTGCAGACCCAGTTGTTTAACCAAAAAAATGTAGAAATCATCTGGGATACCGTGGTAGAGGAGATCGAAGGCGGAGATCAGGTGGAATCCCTGACCATAAAGAATGCCAAAACCGAGGAATCGAATAAGCTTGCGGTAGACGGAGTGTTTATCGCAGTAGGAATCAACCCGCAAAGCGAAGCGTTTAATAACCTGGTGGAGATGGATCATGGCTATATAAAGGCCGGTGAGGACTGTGAAACCAATGTTCCCGGAATCTTTGCAGCCGGTGATGTGCGCACCAAACAGCTTCGACAGGTTTCCACAGCTGTTTCAGACGGCGCAAACGCAATTACCAGTGTAGAGCGGTATCTGACACGAATCTAAGCATAAGAAAAAGCAGCCGGACAATTGTCCTGGCTGCTTTTTTCAGGTTGTCAATCGAATATTCGTAATCCGCTTCACTACTTGAATCGGTTAAAATTCTGGTTCAATCAGGCCGTAGGAGCCGCCTTTTCTTTTATAAACCACATTGACTTCCTCTGTATCCGAATTTAAGAATACGTAGAAGCTATGACCAAGAAGTTCCATCTGAACACAGGCTTCTTCCGGATCCATGGGCTTTATGGCAAATTTCTTTGACTTAACGATTTCTACATGATCATCTGGCTGGGTTTCATCTTCCAGAAAAGCTGTTGAAAAGGAAGGGGCATTCAGCTTTTTGTCGATTAATTTATTTTTATATTTTTTCAGCTGGCGTTCCAGGATCTCTTCCACAAGATCAATGGAAACGTACATGTCTGTACTGGATTCTTCTGCTCTGATTATATGTCCTTTCACTGGAATAGTTACTTCGATTTTCTGAATTTCTTTCTGCACGCTGAGTCTTACT is a genomic window of Lacrimispora sphenoides containing:
- a CDS encoding TIGR04086 family membrane protein, whose protein sequence is MEKSKLQVTLRNLLITYILTGILLVVLALALYRFRLKEGQIRLGVNAVYIIACLFGGVLMGKSVRHRRFFWGLLLGLLYFLVLLAVSFFLNRGLNGSMNQLLTTMAICAVSGTAGGMLS
- the scfA gene encoding six-cysteine ranthipeptide SCIFF, encoding MKHVKTLNSSTLKESMKKGGCGECQTSCQSACKTSCTVGNQSCENSNR
- the scfB gene encoding thioether cross-link-forming SCIFF peptide maturase yields the protein MIHQYINNGFHIIMDVNSGSVHSVDPVMYEAVEIAAGMVPEMEEAQALDKEVGEEVRIRLSEKYGETEVEEALEEIQYLIDKGELFTKDLYHDYVVDFKKRQTVVKALCLHIAHDCNLACKYCFAEEGEYHGRRALMSFEVGKKALDFLIANSGNRRNLEVDFFGGEPLMNWDVVKQLVEYGRKKEKEYNKNFRFTMTTNGVLLNDEIMEFCNREMSNVVLSLDGRKEVNDNMRPFRNGKGSYELIVPKFQKFAKLRGTRDYYIRGTFTRHNMDFAKDVLEFADLGFKSMSIEPVVAQPEEEYAIREEDLPQILKEYDDLAVEYIKRQKEGKGFNFFHFNIDLNQGPCVAKRLSGCGSGTEYLAVTPWGDLYPCHQFVGEEKFLLGNVDTGVTNLEIRDEFKLCNVYAKDKCRDCFARFYCSGGCAANSHNFHGSITDAYDIGCEMQKKRIESAIMIKAALAED
- the tgt gene encoding tRNA guanosine(34) transglycosylase Tgt, with protein sequence MNYKIVAKDGRAKRAEVTTVHGTIQTPVFMNVGTVAAIKGAVSTDDLREIRTQVELSNTYHLHVRTGDKLIKEFGGLHKFMSWDRPILTDSGGFQVFSLTGLRKIKEEGVYFQSHIDGRKIFMGPEESMQIQSNLASTIAMAFDECPPHPATREYMQNSVDRTTRWLERCQAEMAKLNSQPDTLNKEQLLFGINQGGTFEDIRISHAKTISAMDLDGYALGGLAVGESHEEMYRILDETVPYLPENKPTYLMGVGTPANILEAVDRGVDFFDCVYPSRNGRHGHVYTNHGKMNLFNTKYELDHRPIEEGCGCPACRSYSRAYIRHLFKAKEMLGMRLCVLHNLYFYNTMMEEIRDAIENHRYGEYKEQKLSGMMAGQTT
- the yajC gene encoding preprotein translocase subunit YajC, with the translated sequence MLSATGGTMGVGFWVIYIAVIFGFMYFIAIRPQKKEKKKQQEMFANIAIGDSVLTSSGFYGVIIDMTDDTVIVEFGNNKNCRIPMQKTAIVQVEKAQA
- a CDS encoding ABC transporter substrate-binding protein; the encoded protein is MKVSKFMEKSLAAMMAAGMAVSLIGCESQPTKTAQSETAQPAAAAQETTAESVTSGGDVTLEFQQWWGVELPDGVLMEICDGFTEQSGIKIELLSNPYADTKTQIAAGAAAGTMADVVGLDGAWVYDFAKQGSIANMTELMSSDGYDDGQLSDQIKVDGNTYMIPVVNFAYPMYVNKDLLASAGITEVPKTWGEFAEACKKVAAANKGVAGWAIPLSTESPSGIQNNFMSWLWASGGTMLKDGKPALTDNPLMADTVDFVKSLFDAGVVAPGAYSMKEADMVEEFTNGRVAFMTDSLAHLTTIKKEAPGLNFEFMPIPVKEGYTGKSGMDVANWGIGVAENCDHKAEAMKFVEYLMSPEVNAKLAVYANAFPGNVNANPDYSKAEELFVEAYELYQKCYAINEFTGLPTSEELMRQFDEQLQLYIDGDTAAAADMLSATQEIWEGAFQ
- a CDS encoding carbohydrate ABC transporter permease, which codes for MGELAKVREMIKKKSSGKMSQIMKKKCEPYLYLLPTIVLMLLLLIIPICMVVRYSFFDNVIIKNDPVFVGLKNYVMILSDKTFFVAVKNTLFFVGASVVMHMLLGMLFAILLNTNYIGINMKAFFRVIYVLPWMFTASVIAILWKMMMNPNGIINYLLQIANLTSSQIEWLGSRNFALFSVTLINIWAGYPFYMVSILAGLQGIPTDLYEASAIDGANAVQQFFSITIPQLKPIIISLLMLDFVWTIQQFALIWMTTGGGPINATEMLSTFIYKRGFSKYQYSQASASAVILLVVCSVIAVFYVWHQRERD
- a CDS encoding carbohydrate ABC transporter permease, coding for MVGKKKWYIKILIMILLITGALFSGFPILWMMLSSFKSNAEIFAWPPTWISESFSLNAYISIFHNPEKVRFFINSYCIAMVVVIFTLIIGILASYSFSRFDFPGKGFINTVIVSVQAVPPITLLIPYLSLIVSLKLYNTFGALILTYMLFTLPYAILMITGYMNTLPKDLDEAVMIDGGSRFMALWTVLVPVSIPGLVSVGMYTFMQAWNEYLFALALTKTNEMRTVPVGISLLMGQHAYEWNQMMSMSVLGSLPVLVLFLFFQRYFIAGMTAGAVKN